TAGCTGACCCTTCTATCTTTCAAATTTGAAGGTTTAAGTGGTAAAGTTTTTAATTGTTACGCCTCTATATATGACTTCTAAGAAGTTGTTCGGTCGATATCTCTTTATATTTATAAAGACGATAATCTTCTTCAAAGTGTTGTCAGAGGCACCCACATAAGTCATAACTTCTCGTGGCACGTGGCACGTGGTCACTGCTGCTAAGTATATTCTGCCTCTCGATGGTATGATAAATGAAGACTTCGAAGGAAAAATATATAGAATTGTTTGTCAAAAAAGATGCAAGATGTATTCTCTAAAATACAAAGTGAAATATAGTACACAAgaatcttttttttctctctttcaaaTGGGATAACatatcatatcataataattctTAAACAATAAAACGAAAAGCAGCTGATTTCAACTCCCTCGTAGAATGTTTTACTGACTTAAACTTATATGTCCTTGAGACGAGCTTAGTTTCAGGAGCGTAAGAAAATTGCAAGATGGAGACCATATTGTTTGGCAAGTCAGATTAGCTCCTTTGCATCATATCATTTGGCCTCACCTTTTTTCTATTTGACTTTTAGATTACGAGGTAAGGATGGCAATGGGACGGTGCAGGGCGGGTTTAGACATATGCGGGGCAGTgcaaatttatacatatgggggggggaggggggggttaaacttaaaaaaaataataataataatcgcTGATGCGGTGCGGGTTTAAATACTCATTTTTCACACAACTGAAAAGGAGTAGAAAATGTTTAATTTTAACAAATCTAATCTCATACACTATAAATTAATGTTCTTCCATTATGACAAAAACAATGAGGTCACTTGACGAATAAGTATAATACAAATCTCTACGGTAACTATATGAAAACAGAGATTAAAAACTTAAACAATAATAGAAAATGAGAAAATTACTCGCTACTTCTGATTGAAATAAATTAAGatggtaaaatatttattctGACTATGCGTGTGTACATGCTCTCGCGTTCATTGATCgcaaaaataaaataagacaaattgaaaaggaaaaaaaagttgcGGGCCGGGTGGACGCGGGTGTGCTGCGGGACAGGTGGATGCGGGTTAAAGAACATGTACATTTTCACATGACATGCATAGCATTTGTATAGTCCACACCAAACGAGAAATAGCAATGTATAATtacaataatacaaagtaaagcatTTGTTAAACTGACTAATTTGGTTAATCCACAACAAGGTTGTCGAACCAAATGTAGTTAGTTAGAAATAATGAAGAAGATTTCTTGTCTGTTCTCTCCAATTCACCTTCAAGTCTATTCAATCAAGGAAAGCTAGGAACCAATGAGAAATCACTAAAATACGGTTCAACATCTAAAACAGCTATTTGCGGATTATCTTAGTTCCTAGTCCTAAAATGAAATTGAGGCATTACACACCATCCAGCTTAAGGATTGGTGTCTTCTCTGTATGAAGTtcacagaaaaaaaaaatcttttgctttGGTCCGAAGATGGAGTAAACTAGTCCTCGTTATTCATTGTGCTTGCCATACCACTGTCATGCCACTTCGAAAATCTTTCCTCGAGAGCCTGTCGCATCCATGGGTGCCGGCAACATTGAATTGCTTCTGGAATTGTCAGCCAACTTCTTCTGCGAAGCCTCTGTTCGGGCCAGCATTCAAGCTCTTCTTTTACCAACAGCGCAAACATGGCAGCTCTACACAATCCTTCTGGACTATACTTGTCTTGAAGTGTTTTGCTTTTAAACAAGTAATACCCCAGAAAGTGCTGCAAAAATACAAATGTATAGAATCTTAACCCCAGAAAGTGctgcaaaaataaaaatgtataGAATCTTATGAACacaggaaaaaaaatgaaataagtaaataaaaaacATGCACATAAAAAGACGCTTACTGAAGGTGGGTAACAAACAAggctccttatatatgatagaAGTTTTGAACCACATCAAAAAGGGGAGTTTCTTAATTCTTGTTACCCCTCACCAGGACGGGTACTGAAGGATTCTTTCCACCAATAAGAAGAAATCACCTACCAATTTTTGCGACTATTAATATTTAAACATTGGTCTCCCGCTGTCTATCAACTTCCTTGACCATTAGGCCACACCCTTCAACACTTAAATCTTAATGAATCTCTTCTATtaaaaatcggaatgaattttctCTCGACTTTCAAGAGTGCAAAAACCACAGAACTAATATCTATGTCCACAGCCTATGAACGCCATATTATTACCCCGCACATAAAGGCGAGTTTTAGATGGGTCGAAGTAGATCAATAACATTACCCATGATCATGACTAGAGTACAATAAAGTAAGGGAAATAACAGTTATTACCCTTACCATCCATAGAAAACAAACAGTATCAAAATTAAGACTATCAATATGAACACTTCAGACCAAATGAGCTCCTTGCTAATTGACAGATTTTGTTATTAATAAGCAAAAATCTTATCAGGAACTGCAGCACCAAGAGGGTACTGGTTATACTGAAATGTTTTAAAAGTAGAATATGCTATAGCATTACTGAAAAGATTCGTCGTGTACCAAAGATCTAAATCCTGAGGACATCTAGAATTTACAAGAGATATATTAAGTTTTCCTCCCCGACCCAACTAGTTTAGCATTGAGGTTTAGTTAATTGAATACTGAATCTGCTTTATCTTTAAATCTACgacttcctttttttcttttttttttcttttttttttgaagtaaGATGTTATATTTCTGGCATCAAAACGATGCATTGAGTACACAAAATGAGATGGTAGctccaatatttcatgttttaTACTAGGCACAGGGAGCTAACCAAAAAGCAAAAAGTGGCAGTCAGACCAGGCTCAGTGAGCCAATAAAATCTAGAAAGGGCTAACATCATTTAAAGGGAAGAGATTACTCCAACTAAAAGAAGCCGCTGACATCTAGCTTTCAACAATTAGTTAGAAGTTAAAATGTCATCAAAACATCTACGATTCCTCTCCGTCCAAATACACCAAAAAATGCAAATTGGGATCATTTTCCAAATACTCTTGATGGCCTAGTTgattttccaaaagctccaacTTTCAACTGCTTCCCTAATGTTCCGAGGTAGTGTCCAGCTGATACCAAAAATTGACAAGAACATATGCCACAAATCAATAGCCACTAGCTACTGTGCAATGCAAAAATAAGTGGTTGATTGATTCTGAACTAGATTGACACATGTGACATCTATTCACAAGTTGAAAACTCCTTCTACAAAGGTTGTCTTGGGTCAGAATAACACCTTTGAGAGTTGTCCATGCAAAACAACTGACCTTTGTAGATTAGCTTCCAGGGCCAAAGATCAATAACTTCATTTTGAACTTTACTTGGCATAGGAAAAAGGGACATAATGTAAGTTGGGATGCTGTCCAGGACGCGTCGCCCTACCACCCATTGAGAGGTATTGCATTTGCCATGTTGCTAACCTTTTCTCCACTTTCTCGATCACTCCATTACATACCTCCACTGACTTATGTTTGGCACCCAAGATTAGACCTAGATAGGTTGTAGGGAATGAGCCAATGCCACAATCAAGTACCATACGGACAGGGTATATCATGTTTTTCAGCATGTTTATGTGCAGATCTGAAACAGATTCAAAAATAAGGAGGGTTAGATTAAGGTACTGCAGCTCCAGCTTGTTTGCCCCACAAAAGATTAGTGTATCATCTGCATATAGGAGATGAGACACTGTGATTGAGTTCCCTGAGCTGTTGTTTATCCTGAACCTTTCAATCCATTGTAGTCGCCTTGCCTTATCTAGCATTTTATGTAGACATTTGTTGGGTTTTTTAAAAGGATGGGGCAGCaagaatattaaaaatattgATTGAAAATGTCTCTACTTTATTATAAAACATAGAGGGCTTTACATAACCAACTTGAGAACATAATCTGCAGAAAAATCTGCATAAGAATTCAAAAAGCCTAAAATATCTCGACAAACATAAAAAATCTAACagaaatttaaattcaaaaaagtaGATTTATCCTAAAACTAAGTAACTTATTAGGCTAAAAAATGCAACGTAACTGAAGCAAATCATCAACACTCCTCCTTTGCTTCAGTTGCTCTAAAATAATTGCTCCTCCTCAATTACTGATTATGCTGTTTGTGCTTGAGGATTGTGTTGAGCGTCTTTGAACTTACACACTTTTGTAACACGGCCTATTTGTTTGCAAATACCACATATTGCACCATGTCTCCACCAACAAAAATTTTCTAGGTGTGTTTTCTTTTTGCAGTATTTGCAAAGAGGATAATTgaccttttcttttttgttttgtgcATAAAAAGCACCTTCAGTAATCATTTCTTGTCTAAATGCTCTTCTTTGTTCTTGTGCTTGAAGAGCACTTATTAATTCTGTAACAGAGATGGTAGAGAGATCTTTAGACTATTCTAGAGAGGAAATTTTGGACTCGAATCTCTCTAGAACCATCACAAGAATTTTTTCAACTATTCTGCCATCTTTGAAATCCTCGCCAAGCAACCTGATTCTATTAACAATAGAAGAAATACCATCAGAATACCTAGTGATAGTCTCGTCTTCTTGTATCCTAAGAAATTCAAAAtcccttttcaaatttaaaatctgcATTTGTCCGACTTGATCACTTCCTTGGTACTCCTTTTTAAGCTTTTCCCAAGCTTCTTTTGTTGTCTCACATTcaataattttagaaaaaattgaATCTGCAACTGAATTTTGAACCACAAATTTGGCTTTGTATTTTTGGGTTTTCTCTTATAAATGGTTTTTAGTTTGGGCAAGGGTAGGATTTGCAGGGAGTGGTTGTAATGGTCTATCTTCCATTACAAATTCCTACAGATTATAGGCTTCAAGATATGATTTCATTTTCACTGACCAAATCTGATAGTTTTCACCAGTGAAAGTTTATGGGGCATTCAAAGAGAGACTGTTGCTTGCCATGtttgaaaataaatttaaaaattgatattgattaaaaataatttgaaaatgaTTCTTTAGAAGAACTCACAAATCCCGTAATACTAATGAAGCTCTTGATACTACTGTTGGATTTTATAAAAGG
This DNA window, taken from Nicotiana tabacum cultivar K326 chromosome 15, ASM71507v2, whole genome shotgun sequence, encodes the following:
- the LOC107804507 gene encoding nudix hydrolase 16, mitochondrial-like isoform X2, producing the protein MSELVARTGRHQQRYEAGYRLIAGCIPFRFRNMEENGGETAEKIVEVLMINSTSGPGLLFPKGGWENDESVEDAAIREAIEEAGVRGDLVHFLGYYLFKSKTLQDKYSPEGLCRAAMFALLVKEELECWPEQRLRRRSWLTIPEAIQCCRHPWMRQALEERFSKWHDSGMASTMNNED
- the LOC107804507 gene encoding nudix hydrolase 16, mitochondrial-like isoform X1 — translated: MSELVARTGRHQQRYEAGYRLIAGCIPFRFRNMEENGGETAEKIVEVLMINSTSGPGLLFPKGGWENDESVEDAAIREAIEEAGVRGDLVHFLGLRFYTFVFLQHFLGYYLFKSKTLQDKYSPEGLCRAAMFALLVKEELECWPEQRLRRRSWLTIPEAIQCCRHPWMRQALEERFSKWHDSGMASTMNNED